The DNA region CTCCTTCCTCACCGCGAGAACTGAGTGGGGAGGGAGATGAGTGGCTGGGCTTCGGCCCAACAtggtgtttttctttttgttaataAGTTAGGTTACTATTTAAAATATGGCCAAGACTATTTGTACCATCCCTTTACTATCCACACCAtcccctttttttttaatcccaAAAATAACCCCAACATAGAAATCATacaaagaagtaaaaaaaaatactctcccAACCTcacattcttcttccttcttcctcttccactctcATCTTCCCTCATCCCTATTTCATCTTCTAAACACATCACACGCCTTAGAGGTATTTGAAGCTCCAAATCAGTGTAAAAGATAAGTGGGTGAGATCAAGAGAAGAATAGAAGCTCAAAATAGGTgagattttgggatttttatggttttttcGCGTAAATCTGGGTAGAATATGTGGGTTATGGTTCGTTCCGCCATTTAAACTGCGGACGTTTTATTGCTAccgctatcttagtagcggtaacttccgttatcttagtagcggtaacttccgctatcttagtagcggTAACTTCCACAATCAAAATAGCTGTAACGTCCGCTATCAAGgtagcggtaacttccgctatTAAGCTGTAATTTAAATTAcagtttctttcttcttcttcctcctttcttgttcctttgctccttctttcttcttcttcctcctttcttgTTCCTTTACTCCTCGGTccttttccttcttcctctttctttcttctccttcgTGATACAGTGAGTATGGTGGTAGGAGGCTACGGTGAGATGGAGGCTAGGGTTTTTTTTCAATTGGGAGAAGGCTAGCGTGAGAATGAGAGAGGGAGTTGGTgagattagtttttttttgtttgtaaattgaagtagttttttttttaatatttaggGGTATAAATGTATTTTCGCACTTAAAGGGATGGTGTGAATAGTAAATGGGGATGGTCCAAATAGTCTCTGCCTTAAAATATAGGGCTTAACTGTACTTTTAGTCTGCCATTTTATTCGATGCCATTTTGGTCTTTAACAAAAATCATTAGGATTTATCGCCCTTAACGTTAATTGCCGTTTGCAGTTGTGGTTTTCCATCCGATTTTATCCAATATTTAATAGTTTCtagttaaaaaattaattaaaaataaaaacccataAAATATTTAACGGTTTGCACTTTTGGCCCCACTTTGTATGGATTTGAAAATGTTTACGAGTTTTGTTtatgggtttttatttttgtgagtttatatttttaattaattttttaattagaaactaTTAAATATTGGATGACATAAGACGGAAAACCAAAATTACAAACGGAAGTTAACGTCGAGATGATAAATGCTAATGATTTTTATTGAGGATCAAAATCGTATGATTGAACAAAGTGGGGGACTAAAAGTGCAGTTAAGCCAAAAATCTATGTACTTAAATGCACTTTTAGTCCTCTACAATTAGCTTTGAGTGACTCTAGCCTCTTACTTTTAATTGTATGGTTTTAGTCATCTACTATTAGCTTCGGGTCGTTTTAGTCCCTTACTTATCGCACAATTTATATGTCAAACAAAGTTAAAATAATTACAAAACAAtatattgaataataatataaataaaacaaaaaaaacccaTTAATACAATAATATTGTGCAAGTCATGTGGGTCATGCTTGGTTGAGTGTCATGCCACCCAACATTTTCCTTAAGATTTGTCATACATTAAACTTCTTTTTCAATTATGCGAGTTTGGAAACTTGTTTGAATATCACAATGAAGTTAAAATTATGGTGGACAAAAATAACTTAACTTTTGCTTCTGTTATTATAATTTTGACTTCATCGTGATTTTCAAAAGAATTTCTAAACATGATACATTACTTATTCATCTTCAAAGCATTTAAGTTGAAGATGAGCAGCCGTCATGGGGATGAAAATTGGGTCATCTTCCAGTGCAGCTACCATTTCAGGCCACAAGATAGCAGACACAGTCCAGGAACCATCACCCTGAGCACTAGGCCTTTGGTTCATGTAACCAACTCCCACTCCTTCAATGGAAGTGTACACTGTCCCCAGCAAAGGGGGCCCAAATCCAAACTCAACTTCAGAGATAGGAAATCTTTGTCCTGAAGACACAACGAGGCCCGGGCCCTCCAGGCCCAACACTGCCTTAGCCAGCATCAAACCAGGCCTGTGGCACTCAACCCAATCAATCAAATCCAAGAAATGGGCCTCATTGCTCACCTTAGAAATTGCCTCATGCACCATGTCACAAATTTCTGATAATGACCCTTCTTTCAATTCTTCAACACTTGCCTCCCCAAAAGCCACAGAAAGAACATTGCCAATGTAATTAGACATGGAATTGTTACCTCTACACATTCTTTTTCTTCCATCCACCAACCAACCCATCTTGCATTTTTCATGATCAATAGTGGCAATCATTTTCTTCCACACATATGCAGAGAAAGCTTCAATCTTTGTCCTCTTGGTGCCCTTAGAAGCAAGCTCCTGCAACATTTTAATACTTGATACATTGATATGATAAAggcgttttattttattaatgcGGTACACCGGCATGTTCTGTATCTCTTCCATGGTGCACCTCATGAAAGTTTGGTCTAAAGAAGATTCATATTTTGGAGGAGAACGTGCTCGGAGGTGTCTAGTGTGGTCTGGTGTGAATGACAATGGCTTGTTTTGTGCTATGTCACACCATGAGGTGATGAATTTACCAAAGGAAGTTGCATCACCTAGTGCATGGTCAAAGCTAAATGCTAATGAAATGCCACCACAAGTGAACTCTGTCACCTGAATTTGAAAGGGGAAATCTGGTTGAATTGAGACAATTTTTTCTTGAAGAGTTTCATTGAGATCGTAAAAATCTAAATTGTGTAGTGGTGTGTTTGCTTGAGCTTCAATGACTAGAGAACCATTGTTGTCACAAATTATTTCAGGTTCACTAGTTTTGGGATTTTGAATAATTTGGCCAGCAAAGGGATAATAGTGATCAAgtaattgtgctagagagattTTAAGAGTTTCAACAAAAGCTTTGAAGTTACCTTGTTTTGGTTTGCGGTAGAAATACAAGTATGTAATAGGAAAACGACCTGAGAGGAGGTCAAGATTTGAGAGGGTGACAACTGAAAATGACTCTGGTGAAGGATTTACAGCTTTTACAACACTTTTTCTAGTGAACTTGACTTCAAATTTCTCATGCTCTGAGGCTGCAACTTCCTCTGTCATTTTTCTTTCGAAGGAGGATggttttgaaaatttgatattttctttGCCTTGAGGCTTAGGATATTAAAATGCTCCTGGATTATATGAACTTGGCACATGTGCATATATAGTGTGTTTCCACTAGTGCAGGATATGATGTCATGTCTCATGAGTAAAAGCTGATCTCACAAGACCACTCTTTTATTGGTGAGTTGGTGCTTATTTCCACTAATTTCTTCGAATGATTCAAAGCATAAAACCCAAATTAAAGAAACTCAATGTATGGTCAAGTTTGGCAGACAACATAATTGTGGAACCTGAACAATTGATATTAAGCAGTAAACTGGTATAAGCAAAGTATAAACTAATAACTACTATGCAGTACATTGACTCATATAGCATCATGAAAGACTTGTCTAGCATGGATCAAGGAAAATTTAGTTTACAAATTAAAAAGGCTTTATTGCAAATTGACTTTAACACATTACAAGCATGCTGTAAATAATGTATACTAAATATAGACATGCATACTCTGATCCTCCATAGTTGGAGCCTTGGAGGAATCTATGGCTTTTTTTTAGGGGGTTTCAAAAGAGGAATCTATGGCAAACAATGCTTTATAGCCAATTCTCTTCTGAAGGCTAAAAAGCTATTGTCCCCTAAAAAGCTTTTGAGCCACGTTATTCATATGGACAATGTATCGGCCCAGAAAACATTGCTTTCCAAGTGTTTATGGAAGCCATATTAGAATCTCCATTCTCCATACTGCACCATCAACTAGTGCTTGTCACTTCAAAGTTCCAACTTCCAAGCATGAGCTCTTAGGTAAGCACTAAGCAATGACCAAATAATAGCGAGCATTAGCATCTTGTCAAGCTAAGGAGCACTTTTCATCAATGATTCCATTTTCTTCACTGAGGCCAGTAGCACTATCAACGGTCCTTTTGGCTTTAggttttaaagtttttttttgctaatgtATCTATCGCTACGTCAGCTTTGACTCGCACTAGGTGGTAAGCTATTGGTCACAAAATGCAATTTTTTCCAATAATTGAGAATCGAACCCTAATCTTATAATCACGAGATGAGAGATGAGGCAAACAAGAACAACACTACACCTCATGGTTTTAGTTTTTTGTAAGATGATTTATCCTCCTACTTATCCTCCTATAAAATCTCATATACACTAAATGAACTAATGAGTTATTGCTTTTGATATCTCAGAAATGTAAAAAACACTTAATTCTTTCTCCATTTAGTATGTAGGAGGATTTGTAGGAGTATGGAATAGGAGGATATAGCAATGCTTTAgtttttttatatgctttcaTCCCAAAATTTGATATTTGTAGCTTCctcacaaaattaattttgaagtttttttttttttgaaatgaaatgaaattaattttgaagCTTAAATCAAATGAAATATACAGACACAAATTAATCCAACATTATAAACGTAGAACTAATCTCATGAAAAAATGAGTCAAGTCTCATGAAAAGCTTAATTTTTTGGCTCGCCTTTTCATTTGGCCATTTTATTTGGGTGAATCAAAATTAAGCAACTTTCTTTATTTTAAGAATTCACTCTAAGCAACCCGTTAGAGATGTTTTAAGTGGTAAAACTTGATTTCCTTGTTCTACTTGACAAAGTAACTTATCTCTTTCTATCTAAAACTCTAGATGGGTCCTTATCTTAATTTTTAAGTGAAAAATGTAGCGTTTCCCAGAAAGTTCATACATTTAAGTATGTAATTATAGGATCCATCCCTAATCATGTGACACCATGTGAGCATTAATGTTGCATTGCATCCAGAAAACCACAGACAAAACGAGAATAAAGCTTTTGGACATGGAGCGAAGTAGAGACAAACTGAACCGCCAGAAATCGATCACCGCCACTATTTTATTTCTCTGTTTTCCCTTTCATTTCAAgtccatttttattttcaaatttaggAGCTATGCGACAGTTTTTTCACATGTATATTCTTTTGTTTTCAGTTGGTTAAAACACATTATCAATCAACACAACAACAAAGgcattattattaattttacaaTAGACTCTAGTACTCTACTGTTGTAATAATTTTTGGAGTTAAAAATGTTTTTAGTGCCGTGCCCACAGTTGGAGTGAATTAGATTTTACTCTcttaaaacaaaactcatagtTAGTTTTCAGTCGTAATATTAATGAAATATGTTAATATAGTTTAAACCACCGTTAACATATTATAAATGTGGTAGCTAAAAATCGCAACTAATAAACAAAAGGCATAATAAGTGAAAGATGGGGATTAATTTTACATATTTCATTAACATTGAGAACTAAAAAGTATTAACTGTTTttaaaggggttgtctaaatgacccatgataaagtttgagttaaataactcatcatccaatcacattggagataagtgagatGATCAAATACAATTTTACACTTATTCTAAAGGACTAAAAGCAGATTTAACACAATTTTTTGTGTTGCCATGTAAGGCAATTTTGTGTGTTTCTGGATACAATAAATAtttgggttaaaaactataaccgtccctgaactttgagtgagttttgaaaaccgttcctcgccgaaaaattatctgaaaaccatcctcgaacttttaaaaacaatttcAACTCATCCCTCCGGCCGCCTTAGGTCCGGTCAGTTGCTTACGTGGctgtccacgtcaattaatgagtctatgtgtaattttttttattatttaaaactaaaaatattcCTAATTAACAATTAATCTATTTAAAAAATTCCTATTTAAAACTACTCatttcctattatttaaaaaattaaaatttcgaAATTAAAAGTagcaattaaaaattaaatcttttttttataatttctactctctctctctctctatctctctctctctctctctccaccaTCCTAATCTCTCTTTTTCCCAGCCACCACCGTACTACCACAccaccttcttctttttcttcttcttcttcttcttcttcttgctacTCTCCTCACCTCCTTTTCCTTCCCTTCCATAAAAAAAAGCCCTAAATCCCATTTCATCTTCCTGAATCAAACCTTAAATCCCTTCCCAAACAAATGGAATCCTAAATCCCTTCCCAAACGGCCAAATCTAAATGTTAAAACTTTGATTTTCCATTtgcatgttgttgttgttgtgttagtttcttcttctctttttttttctggttttcttGACAGATCTGTGGGGTTGGGTTTGAGTTTCTAGGTGGTAGGGGTTGTTTGATGGGGGTGAGGGTGGTGGGAGTAAGGGTGGTCGGTTTCTGCTCTGGTGGTGGGtatgggtttctgggttggtgAGGTTGGCGTTGGTGGGTTTTAGAGTTAATTAGAGATTTAGGGAATCAaatgggatttagggttaatttaggataatttggttaaataaaaaaaattaggaattttttaatcataaatactaaaaaaattaCACGTAGAAGCCACGTAAGCAACTGACCGGACATAAGGGTGCCGGAGGGATGGGTCCAAATTGTTTTCAATAGTttgaggatggttttcagataattttccggcgagggacggttttcaaaactcgctcaaagttcagggacagTTATAATTTTTAACCCTAAATATTTTGAGCACCACTATATACAACAAATAAGCCATCATTAAAAGCTCTATTTTGTGTAGTGACAAACTAACATGGGATGATTTTTTTCCCAACAACTGTAAACAATGTGTCGGAACATTTGAGTAGCCATAACATTCACCTTAGCCTCGATTTAAGTTTTAAATTAATCTAATCTGACAGTACAATTAGTAAATAGTTAAGTTCATTTAAAATGTTTAGAGTTTGACGTATGAGTGATGCGTATAAGAATGATTTATATGTAGAAGATTATAAGCATATTCACTTAACGTaatctcaaaatttcaaaagatTAGTCTCATAACTGTCGATAATGTAGTACcttgaaaaactaaaaaaaagaaaaagaaaatgcaaCACCACATATATATCGGGTACGTATAAGTAGGGTTAAGAATCGGTTAATTAGGTATATTGAGGTTAAATAAATGCATTTGTAGCAGAGACGGACGCACCtatttttccgatgtatcgAAAAAAGAGACGGACGCACCTTAAGCCATGTGGGGTCAAATGCCCCCACGTGATTTCCAATTTTATTCATACTTAACATATAGTACTATATAACTGATTCAATGCTTAATTGCCCCAATAAAGAGAAATGCCCCCATGACAATTAGTGTAAAAAAAGTGCCCCCACGAGTTTGAATTTGTATTGTTACGGTCAGTACTCAGTGTCAATAAATGCTCAGAATTTATCAACTtatgtttttaatattttaatttatctgttTGTGTCTTACACCAAAgaacaattttttcttctttcctttactttttcctttcaacagtatatattcttaaaaaaaaaaccaccctctcttcatttaatttatttcactCCTACTTCTTCGTAGAATTTGTTTAGTTCATGTTATGGTAGTGTTTGAGACCATATATTtctttaaaaatgtatttataatttttcagtTGTTGGTATATTATCTTTTATGTTTTATGAGAAATGCAGGATTCTATCACTATAAAATTAATCATTGTTATGTTAATTTTTAACTCCagtaattgaaaataaatagaaaaagacgtattttatatttatattaagaatgaaaaacttatatgataaatttataaaatcaatttaaaaacttataagaaataataatgatatatatataaatttttaattaattattgttgttgttaGATTTTTTTAGTGTTATAAATTTACATGTATATATTGCCCCCATGAActaaaatttctggatccgtcactgattTGTAGTCGTGACGTATCTGCCACTGAATTCCTGATAAAAACATTTGTGATCCAAATGAAGAGAGAAACTGAAACTAAAATTCAACCACTTGAGAAGAAACTGAGACTCCGATATAATTAATTTCAGAAACCTTCCACTTGCAAATTGGGAGTGAGCTTATTATGCTCTTACCATTCTATAACGTTACTCGTACCCAAGTTGCATGTCACTGAAAATGAATGAATATGACATTGCTACCCCTCTTGTCCTAATAGGTCCTACACTTCACGTGCCCTGTACAGCTTATTCGTAATTCAAGGGACCCCATTTTCATTTCACCACATTTTGCAGCCATTGCTAATAACCAATGACATTAGTATAGTTTCTTGCTAGCCTACAAGGGAATTGTTGGTTCATTTGATTTATCTTAAATTAGATTTTAGATTCAATTAAGTATTGTGTGTAGAAAAGCCTCAGGTGTTTAACTCAGCTCGCACGATTGATTTGCCTTCTACGTACATCAAATTGGTTGATAGGCTTGGACATTTGACTTCTTGGAATGACGATGGTCACTTGCAAAAGAAGCTTTGAAGCTCAAGTTAGTTTAGAATTTGAGTAGAGTAACTTGATATATAAAGTGTGCATATGTTAAGTGTGGCGGCTAACCTATATTTATAAGCAAAGTTATTACTTTAATAGTAATTTCATTTTATATGAATAGTCTTAGATATTCACGGAATGATTCTAGGAAATGAAATCATTATCTCTTAATTCAAAAGTGATATCAATTGCATTTTGGCCAAGCCAGCCTAGGCTATTTCTATCCATGTGATTATTCGGTTGGGCCGAATAGGTTGGATCAAGGAAGGTTATTAGCTGGGCTGACTTGGTTTGAACTTAATGTGGAATGGGGAAATATGGGATTGACCATAAATACGGGTCATACTAGAAGCGGTTGTGGTCGCAGACAAATGCAGAGTGATGCGGTCACGATGCTAGCTGATGCGACTCAAAAACCCATTACGTTGCGGCTACAATTGCAGTTGTGATCTACGATTTGAAACCCTTAAAGACTAATTGATCAAGTATTCTCAACTCAAACAAGATTCTCATGGACTCAACTAGTGagagataatttttttataaaaaaaaacactttgcCTAAAATACCCTCCCATATATATGTTGTCCATATATGTTCGCCTTCTCTATATAAAGCCCCTAATCATTACAAATCTCAATTAGAATTTGAaaagagtgagtgagtgagagagaggGCACTCTCCTTAAGCTCCACAAATCTTCTAGCCTTCCTAATTAATTTAGCACTACCCCTACATTCCACATATGGCTTCAGTGCAACTTGTTAGCGATGTAAGGTGCCAGAGTCTAATACACTGCGCAGCTTCTTATGGAGAAAGAGGCAGCGTTCTGTCACTGTCTCATCGCCGGAACCACGGCTACCGCAGAATCAGCAACTGCGGCGGTGGCGGCGTATGCACTGAAGGAAACTTCAAAGAACACAACAACATTATGGAACAGGGAAAGGATGCAAaacacagcaccacaaagctggGTCGACGACAGAAGCTCCGAAGGTTGGGGTTCTCGTACTTGGCATCATCTTTTCTTTACATGTTAACAAAGGTTAAAGCCTTGTACAATGGTTTTCccagtagtggtggtggtgaatcAAGAATGGGAATTGAAGCACCAAAGGCAGaggcttatttctctgttcctGTTCTTCCTAATTAACACAAGCTCCTTCTCTATATctggatatatatatattaaaaccgTACAAATTTAGGGGCTGCATGTTTGTAATATTGTCTAGTCCAGAAGTATATGATCAATGGTGTTTATATTATTAGATTATAGCATGTACTTTGTAATTAAGACCCTCCTTGGAGAGGTTAAATTCTAGCTTATTGAGATAATTATTTAGTTGTAATTTCACCCTATGAAATATGAAAAATTGTATTCATGGAAAAGTTAATTGAAGGAGTTTCTGGAAAAATTGAAGTTCTCCAACTTAAGTGTATATTTTCAATACTTTCTCTTATATATCTCATTTCCCTCCACCttcttttcttatctctctTCTATTGTTAATTATTCCATAATATCATCTATATCTCtgatttctttcttttcttgttaTATCTCACACGTTTAAGTGTGTTTCAAGTGTCAATAGGACATTATTCTTtcaacttttatatatatatatatatatatatatatatatatatatatatatttattgaaaGCTATTGTCTAAGAgtatatattataataaatttatttgaaagaaaaaatatccATGTGAACACATCTTAAAAATGCTGCCTCTAAAGAAAACTGTCTCTAATATACTGCCTACAAAGCATTAGAAACGGATCCTTTCAATGGAAAGAAAACTTGACCATGTTAACAGATTATCTCATCTCACTCTCACCATTAATTTCCGTCTCTTAATAattgaagaaataaaataaaataaaatcaatagtTATATTGTGAAAATTAATGTAGTCAAGTTTTGTTTATAATTGAGAGGGTGTTGATACGTAATGATCAGTACTTGAGTaatatgagaaaaaaaaaaggaggataaaaagaaaaggaaaaagtgtTGAAAATAGGATGAAAAGAAGAGTAGTGTGtgtatcaaatttgttttcttttggtaCAGACTACCTATTCAGATTGGCAAACGCATTCCAGAACATTCAGATGTTTAAATTTAGATGAGATTATATCCCACGTATTTTCCATTTTTGTTAAAATGGATTTTCTTGGATAGAAAAGAATAATCCAGAGCTCAAATGAAATTAGTACGTGCCAGAGTATACGAGTCATGTATTTTTTGTGGAGTTTTCTGGCGGAGCCTTAGGTTGTCAAATTTCTCTGAAATAATTTATCTTTTATGAGAATGAAACTGTAAAAAAAGGTTTTAACctcattatcaaaaaaaaaaggtttaacctcattatcgaaaaaaaaaggtttaaacTTAACCTAACCCTGCACAGTACCCACTACCTTGCAATTAACTTGCAGTACTAGTAGTGGTCCCGAACATGAAACAAAATGCTTCCATTACTGTGTGTGTCAATTCATCAGGGCCCTGCTGCAGTACTCTAACAAAAAGACGTGACAGTAACATGACCTCAGGATCACTTAATAGAAAGAAGAGAGCCATTCAACAACTAATGGTGATGAAGAGCAAAAAGTTATGGATCAACAACTGAGATTTCCAGATGCCACAGCTAGAATAACAAAATATGTGAATATTTTggttgaagaaagaaaatgcaattgaaaaaatcaaaaaatagaGAGTAGAGAAAAGGGGCAGCTAATTTCATATGCACTGCATAGCTAATCTGTAACcattgaaaataatttatttcattGCTGAATTTTATAATGATTGGGCAAAACTACAGTAAAGAAGATGGACTTTACTGAACTCCTGATATGTGCCTCTTCTAGGGGGGACCTTCTTGAAAAGGGTCAATACAGTACCTTCACCAAAGGGCTCG from Lotus japonicus ecotype B-129 chromosome 2, LjGifu_v1.2 includes:
- the LOC130735775 gene encoding coniferyl alcohol acyltransferase, yielding MTEEVAASEHEKFEVKFTRKSVVKAVNPSPESFSVVTLSNLDLLSGRFPITYLYFYRKPKQGNFKAFVETLKISLAQLLDHYYPFAGQIIQNPKTSEPEIICDNNGSLVIEAQANTPLHNLDFYDLNETLQEKIVSIQPDFPFQIQVTEFTCGGISLAFSFDHALGDATSFGKFITSWCDIAQNKPLSFTPDHTRHLRARSPPKYESSLDQTFMRCTMEEIQNMPVYRINKIKRLYHINVSSIKMLQELASKGTKRTKIEAFSAYVWKKMIATIDHEKCKMGWLVDGRKRMCRGNNSMSNYIGNVLSVAFGEASVEELKEGSLSEICDMVHEAISKVSNEAHFLDLIDWVECHRPGLMLAKAVLGLEGPGLVVSSGQRFPISEVEFGFGPPLLGTVYTSIEGVGVGYMNQRPSAQGDGSWTVSAILWPEMVAALEDDPIFIPMTAAHLQLKCFEDE
- the LOC130735776 gene encoding uncharacterized protein LOC130735776, whose translation is MASVQLVSDVRCQSLIHCAASYGERGSVLSLSHRRNHGYRRISNCGGGGVCTEGNFKEHNNIMEQGKDAKHSTTKLGRRQKLRRLGFSYLASSFLYMLTKVKALYNGFPSSGGGESRMGIEAPKAEAYFSVPVLPN